TGTGGTTCTTCAGATAGCTGTGTTAATCAGACCTCTCTGTGGTTCTTTGGAAAGCTGTGTTAATCATACCTCTCTGTGGTTCTTCAGACAGCTGTGTTAATCAGACCTGTCTGTGGTTCTTCATACAGCTGTGTTAATCAGACCTGTCTGTGGTTCTTCAGACAGCTGTGTTAATCAGACCTGTCTGTGGTTCTTCAGACAGCTGTGTTAATCAGACCTGTCTGTGGTTCTTCAGACAGCTGTGTTAATCAGACCTGTCTGTGGTTCTTCAGACAGCTGTTAATCAGACCTCTCTGTGGTTCTTCAGACAGCTGTGTTAATCAGACCTCTCTGTGGTTCTTCAGACAGCTGTGTTAATCAGACCTGTCTGTGGTTCTTCAGACAGCTGTGTTAATCAGACCTGTCTGTGGTTCTCTGGAAAGCTGTGTTAATCAGACCTGTCTGTGGTTTTTTGTAAAGCTGTGTTAATCAGACCTCTCTGTGGTTCTTCAGTCACTGtggttctctctgtgtgtaaaaTGAGTTGTGGATTTAACAGCGTTTCCCTGCATTTGCATTTCGCtctcttgttgttgttgttgttgttgttggtgatgatgatgatggcagtGCCTTGTCAAATCGAGCTGCTGATTGTTTTTTGTTGGTGTTTCatccagagtgttttttttaaggaataaaGAAAAGCCAGGGTGTGCATTAGTTAACGCTGATTTTCTCATCTTTATATATCATATGTGTCATAAAACTTCATGCTCTATTTGACTACAGCAAGCACAACAGTTTTTTAAAGGTGTCTTATAGCTTCATTTAAATATGCTACAGCAGTGTTCTGTGGtaaagcagcagcaacaacaacaacaacaacaataataataataataataataataataatgagattttatatagaaaaaatgatatggaggaatgacaataaaaaatcatttaacaaTGAAATAATCCATTGCCCTCTTAAATATGCCTTGCATATGCAATGTATACTAATTTAGAATACAGTTATGTAAATTGGTACAAATATGTGTAACAAATTTGTGTAAGAATACTTTGTGTATCAACTTATGAACTTCAACTTCATAACTATTAAAACTTAACACTGTGTTAAAGTgcatgtacattaaaaaaaaaagaaattggtaACATTTTGATGAATATTAAGAGTctttataaaatgaaagaacATTTGACATTCAGTAAGACAGTAAAATTGAGATATTATGCATACTATGCATCTGTTAAGACTTTTAGGTAGATATTATGTTATACTATGCTATATACTCAATATTATATTAGGCTTTGGATTCACTGTggctctgaccaggataaaatggttactgaagatagatgaatgaatgagtgaatgaatgaatatgaagaagTGTAGAggattatgttttttatttgtcctGTGGCGAGTATCACACATAATCAACAGAAAATaagattatgttttatttccaGGTTGGGGTGGATTTACTGCCCTCCATTTTGCAGCTCTTCATGGGAATCGGCCAATAGCTGAACTCCTCCTGAATAGTGGTGCCGACCCCAACATACCCTGTGATGCCGGACAAACCCCCTTTCACTTTGCTTGCCGGTATGGAGTCCCTTCTTGACAAGATATCTATCGATTTCACGTTGTAAATGGTAGAATGTGGTATTGTGTACAGCACATTTTCCATCCACATTTGTCTAGCAACTGGTGCagtatgtgtgttatgtttttttttccgtaACAGACATGGTAACATCAGCATCATACACAAAATGTTGCAGCATGGCGCAGACCTGCGCATTGTAGATCAGCAGGGGAAAACGTCACTGCATCACGCAGTCagtggaggaagcatgtgagtAACTCAATATTCTGTTTAATCTGCTTCAAAAATTACGCTCATCTGGTCTGTAACCTGTATCGTGTTCTGTGTTAGTGTAATTCCTGTGAGTTCAGGACAAGCAAAGCAGCATTGCTGGGACTGGGAGTGAACACTGATAATATCTCATAGCACTGATCCCCTTTTTCACTGCTGTCTGATGATCAGTGTTGCCATGCAGTACCTCTGGGAGACGACCATGTTCCGATTCTCAGATACTGATAACTTCTTGATCACTCCACTACACATGGCGGCGTCCACCGGGAATACAGATGCGGTCCGGTATCTGCTACGGGAAAATGTAAGCTGCTGAATTAGTTGGGAGATACAACAATATTAAATGACACAAAAAGACACTTattacaatacacaatacatatTGGGTCTTGTGAGCACTTTTATAACTTTCTGTGACTTTGCAATTACACAAAAGTAGAATATCAGTACTATTTTTGTatggtgttttattttcctccttttctggGTTAGATCATTTTTTCAGACCTTATTTTCGAccttaaataaaattgtttcattgcactactgctactgttcctaataataatgatgatgataataatactaataataatagatatacagtggggtccaaaagtctaaaATCACATTGAAaaactgggatttttttctccatttaatatatgaaatatatacatataatatatatttaataatattattttattgaatatttaatatttctaagtccctatttaaatgtaaatttgtgatattgatcatgttaacaactttgtacaaaatgtcagattttcctGATGCCTAATCttttctattgaagcatgtgttcagatgactaAAATGGATCAAAAAGTTTTGCACAAACTGGTGGAGTCCATATCAGCTCAAGTGCACagtgtcattaaagcaaaaaggggacgtactaaatactaagaaactctgaaattcatgtaaatatttcaaagattctacttctCTCTCAAGACTCAAGTCAACAATATCATTTGTactgaaaattgttgtattaaatttgaaaagaatgcaaaatagaagcattttcattattgctctcagacttttggacccaaCTGTAGGAGTGcttaaaatgaaagtaaaattaaagtgaaataaagaaaaaatgtaagaaaaagcaagaataaaacataaatgttttaattaaaaaaaatttaaaagttgtAATAGAATTCAGCTTTCTCATGTATTGTTAGACTGTCCTGAGGTGTCATCATATAATACATTTGGCATTTCACCTTCCCTTCTGCATCCTCATGCACTGTTTGAGATATCAAAAAATGATATTTCTTATCCTGTTTGTCTATATAAAGGAGACTGGAAatgtatttacacatttttcacctaaattaaacaaattttattttaaataatttttttgcactACTAATACTACACCACCGCCACCGCTGctgctactaccactactactactactactattcctaataataataataataataataataataggtatACAGTCCAAAATTCTAAGACCACTTtcaaaatctgggattttttttttccacattcccTACTGCATCCTCATACTCTGTTTgtggtataattttttttaatccattcgTCTATATAAAGGAGATTAGAaatgtatttacaaatttatcAACAGATTTAAACAAAGTTGTATATTGGTAAGAtcatttaagaataaaaaagaggGAGCCAAAACTAGTGTAGATTTGTGGATGACCCAAACATATACCTCTAAAGCTATTAGTTCATTAACAGTGGTAGTGTTATTTCTGTGAAAGTTGAAGCATATTTTTAGGAGGTTCATTAATAGTTGTCTATGTACAGACCTTCTGGTGGGTCACTGTAGTGAAGTGGAGCAGACAGAGACTTCAGGGATTTTTAGTAATTGGCTTTAGGACAATGCCATCCTAACCCAATCACTATAAGTCtataatcatttaaacacacgTGTGTCTGTCAGGCCGTAACATGGTTAGGAATCATATGATCATGTTtaatgatattaaacatttataacaaatatttttccagctgatttcttttttttttgccctcccTAACCAGAGATGTTTAGCAGATGCAGCTGACCACCAGGGGGCAACAGCGCTGCATGTGGCTGCTGAGAAAGGCTCAATTGAAGTGTGCTGGCTACTACTGCGCAGCGCTGGACTCCACATTTTACACATGAAAAACCACGCTGGCCTCACGCCTTTAGACCTCTGCAGATGCGGAACGACTTTTAGGTGTGTTGAAAACCACTGTTCATTTTAGTTACTCCTCTCTGAGCAGAGAATTAactttacagtactgtgcaaaagtcttaggcacatgcaaagaaatgctgtagagcaaagatcattaaaaaataatgaaattaaatgtttctacattaaaaaatactataaggAGGAATAAACAGTACGAACCTTCgctaaaaaaatagtagtctcaggtacaatgagtgcagttttataaggaaatgagctgtaagtgttactgagcatcttgcagaagcagacacagttcatctggagactttgactgttgcactcgcttcttatttttgcagcaaaactcagcagccttcattatgtttttttttgtctgaaaagtgtctcttatgtaatatactgctttctttactgacatataaacatttttctgtaacatttaattttgtgctggaaaactaatgtttggaaatctaaaatgtttttgtactgaatcaataatgtataagtcataaaataaaaatctataacaaagtttgtactaaaaaaaaaatagagtgtctaagacctttgcacagtactgtataaccTATAAGAAGTCTTTCTGCAAAATCACCTGcaccttttttctctctgtcgaTTTTTAAGTCAttctttatatttctatatttcagaCACCAGCAGCTCACCAAAATGTTAGTGCACTTCATCAGTAAACCAAAGGATCAGAAGCCCAGAGAATCATATGGTAGCTTTGACCTGTCCAAGCAAAACACACAATTGAGTATGTGAGAATTTCTGCTCTGATGGATGTTATGGTTTTATTTCTAATACAGTGATTTACTACTGGACGCTTCTTTTGCCGAGTATCAGTGGGGCAGTGGTGCTGCTCATAGCTGCGGCCCTGGGAGAAAACGGAGGCGTACTCTGTGGGCTGCTCTTTCCCTTGCTGGCAAAAGTCACCTTGTCTCAGTACCACAGAATGAGTGACTATCAGAGGTTAAAGGGTTATGTTACTATTCCGTGTCATTGTGCTACATTATCATACCGTTTATTTGGActttaagatttttttgtttcttttttcttctgtttttctagGTTGCCAAATCCCATCTATCTTGGAACTTTGACTGCAGGCATAATTCATACCTTAATCTGCTTTTACTACAGAATTCTGCCTAATATCCTTCACTGGTAAAAACTGATGTATACTACATAAAAGGTGTTTTGATTGTTCTGATACACACTGCATTATGGTTGCCCTTAACCTATTACATATTTGGCCAGCTTTTGCTCTCTTACATGTTTCAGTACTCCATTTCTCTGTGGTTCTCTGGCTTTTTTGGAAGCTTCTAACCCAGGATCCAGGCCGACTGCAGGCAGCTGATGCAGATCCTAGATTCTCGAGCATAGCAGACTTGGTGGAGTCTAATGAGAATCCCAATCGGTTCTGTATTTACTGTGAGGTGAGAAAACTCCATAGCAGACGGAAGTCTTGGTTTTTGCTGATTGggattttctttgatttttgatAGTTCTTGACTAGTCGTCTTGATCGGAAATTACTGAAtggatattgttttttttttcctctcaattTAAATCTATTGCACTGATTTCTGCTGGCTCATTCTATTCCTATATATCATGTTAGCTGTTCCAAGTGGCCAACTGCAAGCACTGTCGTCTGTGTGACTTTTGCGTCATGGATTACGATCACCACTGCCTCTTCCTAAACCGCTGTGTGGGCCAGAAAAACCACCGTGTCTTCTTACTCTTCATCCTGGCCCTGATAGTGGCTCAGCTCTTCTTCGTCAGCACTGCTGGATATTACCTTCACTGGAGGTCGGAGGTGGAGgcgagctggagctggagctcaGCAGCAATGAGAGAAGCGTGGGTGCTCCTGCTTCTCATCATCAATGCACTCGCCATGCTGTGGGAGACCTGGCTACTCTCTGAGCAGTTTAATGCCATCTCCACTGGAACCACCATGTACTTCAGACAATGTCCCCATAAGAAGTCTTCTTGGAGCAAGCGTGTGGCCACAGTTCTTTTATTTCTGGTTGAAGGGAAGGATTTTAGGGGTCAGAATCAAAATACTGTTGACATTTAGTTGTAAAACAGTTTCTACATAGACAGCTGAATTACAGTAATATGTATTAATTCAATAAGACTGCTGTTACATGGAGTTGATTTTAATTGGTGCAGTGTAGT
This sequence is a window from Pangasianodon hypophthalmus isolate fPanHyp1 chromosome 3, fPanHyp1.pri, whole genome shotgun sequence. Protein-coding genes within it:
- the si:ch211-223a10.1 gene encoding uncharacterized protein si:ch211-223a10.1, with protein sequence MPPLTGGSGVFEAVQRGDGEQVALLILQDRTILKQRGWGGFTALHFAALHGNRPIAELLLNSGADPNIPCDAGQTPFHFACRHGNISIIHKMLQHGADLRIVDQQGKTSLHHAVSGGSIVAMQYLWETTMFRFSDTDNFLITPLHMAASTGNTDAVRYLLRENRCLADAADHQGATALHVAAEKGSIEVCWLLLRSAGLHILHMKNHAGLTPLDLCRCGTTFRHQQLTKMLVHFISKPKDQKPRESYVIYYWTLLLPSISGAVVLLIAAALGENGGVLCGLLFPLLAKVTLSQYHRMSDYQRLPNPIYLGTLTAGIIHTLICFYYRILPNIWPAFALLHVSVLHFSVVLWLFWKLLTQDPGRLQAADADPRFSSIADLVESNENPNRFCIYCELFQVANCKHCRLCDFCVMDYDHHCLFLNRCVGQKNHRVFLLFILALIVAQLFFVSTAGYYLHWRSEVEASWSWSSAAMREAWVLLLLIINALAMLWETWLLSEQFNAISTGTTMYFRQCPHKKSSWSKRVATVLLFLVEGKDFRGQNQNTVDI